GATCTCCGCGAGCTTCACGGAGTCGATGCCCAGCTCGTCCTCGAGCTGCGCATGCTCCGTCAGGATGTCCAGCGGATACCGCGTGACGGACGCGGCGCACTGCCGCACCTGCTCCAGGATGTTCGAAGGCGTGGATGTATGGGATTGGGAAGAACGCGCGGACATGACGACCCCTGTCGGTTCAATGCGTGACGGGGCCGACTGTAATTGGGGGTCTGACACGCGCCGCGAAGCGACGTGCACAGCTCGCAGCAATCAAGGAGGGAGTGAAGACTCCTCGCGCGCGGGAATATGCGCGCCCTGTTCGCGAGCCACGCGAGCACGCCGCCATCCCAGCCACAGGGGAATGATCAGCGACGGCAGCGTGAGCAGATCCGTGATGTCCACCGTGTGCACCGTGGGCCGGACCGAGGGAATGCGCGTGCCCGCGAGCCCTGCACGCAGCGCGTAGAAGGGCCACTGCAGCGCGCCCAGCGCCCAGCGCCACGCATCCCCGGCGTCCGAGGAAATCTTCGTCGCGCCGAAGCACAGCCCCGTCAGCACGACCGCCCCCACGAGCACCGGGAACGACGGACGGAATTCCCTCGCGCGGCGCTGGAACGCCTGCTCCCACAGCGCCTGGAGGAGCACCGGGAACATCGCGAGCCCGGCGACGTCGGAGAGCTTCCCCGTCCACCACGACGGCCAGCGCGCCTTGAACACGTGGTCGTTCAGCACGAGCAGCACCACGGCCACGAGCACCGCCGGGTGCAGGAGGCCGCTGGCCGGAAAAGGCTTCGTCCCGGGGGATGTCACGCCCGCGTGCATGGGGGCACTGTCACATTCGCGGCCGGGACATGGGAAGCCCCGTGATTGCGAGGGTTTGGAAGGCTCGGCGGGAAATTAAAAAGGCCGTGTCGATTTTCCCCAGGCCCATTCGTTGCGTCCCTGAAGGCAGCAGAAGCACACCCCCGCGGCCCCTCGGCGCGCGGCAGGAGACACGACCGTGCGATTCATGATCATCCGCAGGGCGGACAAGGACACCGAAGCCGGCGTGATGCCGGATGAAAAGCTGCTGGCCGCCATGGGCGCCTACAACGAGGAGATGGTGAAGGCGGGCGTGATGCTCCAGGGCGAGGGCCTGCATCCCAGCAGCAAGGGCGCCCGCGTGAAGTTCACGAACGGCAAGCCGGCCATCATCGACGGTCCCTTCACGGAGACGAAGGAGCTCATCGCCGGCTTCACCCTCATCCAGGTGAAGTCGCGGGAGGAGGCCCTGGCGTGGCTCAAGCGCTGGCCGTCCATCGACGCGGGCGGCAACGTGGAGCTGGAGCTGCGCCAGGTCTTCGAGGACGACGACTTCGGCGCCGAGTTCACGCCCGAGCTGCGGGAACAGGAAGCGCGCATTCGCGAGCAGGGCGCGAAGAACCGCCGGTAGTCACGATGGCGCCTCCGCGTGACATAGGCTGCCGCGCTTCCAGGGCCGGAGCGAAGGCAGGTGCAGTGATGTTCCAGCGGATGGTGCTGCTGTGCGCGGTGTGGCTCCTGGCGTGCGGAGGCAAGCGGGTGCCCACGGGGCCCGGCTCGCCGCCGGACCGGCTCGATGACGGCTGGGCCGTGGCCTCCTTCGAGGACACGGGCATGCAGCGCCCCTGGTTCGACGCGCTGGAGCACGACGTGTCGGAGGGCACGGTGGAAGCGCCGGACGCGGTGCTCGTCGCGCGCGGGGGCCAGCTCGTCTACGAGCGCTACTGGAACGACTTCACGCGGGAGAAGGCGCACGACCTGAGGTCCGCCACGAAGAGCGTCACGTCGCTGCTGGTGGGCATGGCGCAAGAGCGCGGCCTGCTGCCGGACCTGGACGCGCCCGTGCTCCCGCTCCTGCCGCACCTGGCGCCGGTGAAGAACGCGGATCCACGCAAGGAGCGCATCACGCTGCGCCACCTGCTCCAGATGCGCTCCGGGCTGTCGTGCGACGACTGGGACCCGGAGTCCCCTGGCAACGAAGAGCGGATGTACGACACGGACGACTGGGCCCGCTTCATCGTGGACGTGCCCATGCGGGACGAGCCGGGCACCGTGACGCGCTACTGCACGGGCGGCGTGGTGCTGCTGGGCGCGGTGCTGGAGCACGTCAGCGGCCGCTCCATCCCGGACCTGTCGCGCGAGTGGCTGTTCACGCCGATGCAGGTGCAGGACGTCACCTGGCAGCCCGCGGGCAAGAAGGGCACGGACACCGGCGGACACCTGCGCCTGCGTCCGCGCGACTTCCTCAAGGTGGGGCAGCTGATGCTCGACGGCGGCGCGTGGCAGGGCGAGCGCCGGGTCTCCGAGGCGTGGGTGGCGGAGTCCGGCAAGGCGCTGGGGCCGCTGGGCGACGCGAACCATGGACTCCTGTGGTGGAGCGCCCGCTTCGTCATCCAGGGCACGCCGGTGGAGGTGTCCTTCGCGCGGGGCAACGGCGGGCAGTACGTCTTCGTCGCGCCCTCGCTGGGCCTCACCGCGGCCTTCACCGGCAGCTACTATAATGATGCTGGCTCGGCGCTCCCCCTGGTCCTGTTCGGACAGTACGTGCTGCCGGCGGCGCTCGGGCTGGAGCGGCCGGGGGCGCGGGGGGGCTGATCCGCCAGGGTTCGTGTCGTCCGCCAGACGGTCGAGTCCCGGGCCGCATCTGGATTCCGACGGGGCGGTTCGCTTCTGGGATGACCGCGCGCTGACGGGTGGGCAACGTCCGCCCTCGCATGGCACCTCCGAAAGCACCGCGTTCCCGCAAGACCCCCGACCCCTCCGGCTTCGTGCGCGTCCGGGGCGCCCGCGAACACAACCTGAAGCACGTGGACGTGGACATCCCTCGCGACGCGCTGGTGGTCTTCACCGGCGTGTCCGGCTCCGGCAAGTCGTCGCTGGCGTTCGGGACGCTCTACGCGGAGGCGCAGCGGCGCTACTTCGAATCAGTGGCCCCATACGCCCGGCGCCTGATTGATCAGGTGGGCGTGCCGGAGGTGGACGCCATCGACGGGCTGCCCCCGGCGGTGGCGCTCCAGCAGCACCGGGGCGCGCCGACGTCGCGCTCGTCGGTGGGCAGCGTGACGACGCTGTCGAACTCCGTGCGCATGCTGTACTCGCGCGCGGGCAACTACCCGCCAAAGCTGGAGCGGCTGGACTCGGATGCGTTCTCCCCGAACACGCCCGCGGGCGCGTGCCCCAAGTGCCACGGCATCGGCCGCGTGTTCGAGGTGACCGAGCGCTCCATGGTGCCGGATGACTCCTTGAGCATCCGCGAGCGCGCCGTCGCCGCGTGGCCGCCCGCGTGGCACGGCCAGAACCTGCGCGACATCCTGGTGACGCTCGGATACGACATCGACAAGCCCTGGCGCGACCTGCCGAAGAAGGACCGCCAGTGGATCCTCTTCACGGACGAGCAGCCCACGGTCCCCGTCTACGCGGGCTTCACGTCCGCGGAGGTGAAGCGGGCCATGGCCCGCAAGGAGCCGCCCAGCTACATGGGCACCTTCACGGGCGCGAAGCGCTACGTGATGACCACCTTCGCGACGACGCAGAGCGCGATGATGAAGAAGCGCGTCGCCCGGTACATGGTCGCCAGCGACTGCTCGCTGTGCGAGGGCAAGCGCCTGAAGCGCGAGTCGCTGTCCGTGACGTTCGCGGGCCGCGACATCGGCGAGCTGTCCCGCCTGCCGCTGGAGCAGGTCGCGGAGCTGATCAAACCCACGGCGGAAGGGAAGGGGAAGGACGCGGACACCATGGCCCGCGAACACCCGGAGAAGCTCATCGTCGCCCAGCGCATCACCAAGGACCTGCTCGCGCGCATCCAGGTGCTGACGGACCTGGGCCTGGGCTACCTGTCGCTGGAGCGCAGCACGCCCACGCTGTCGCCGGGTGAGTTGCAGCGGCTGCGGCTGGCCACGCAGGTGCGCTCCAACCTCTTCGGCGTGGTGTACGTGATGGACGAGCCGTCCGCCGGCCTGCACCCCGCGGACACGGAGTCGCTGCTCACGGCGCTGGACCGGCTGAAGGAGGCGGGCAACTCGCTGTTCGTGGTGGAGCACGAGGTGGACGTCATCCGCCACGCGGATTGGATCGTCGACGTGGGCCCCGCCGCCGGTGAGCACGGCGGGCGGGTACTCTACAGCGGAGTGCCAGAGGGACTGGCGAAGGTGGAGGCGTCCCGCACGCGGCGCTACCTCTTCGAGGAGGAGGCCCTGCGCCGCCGCGAGCCCCGGAAGCCCACCGGGCGGCTGCGCCTGGAGGGCGTGAAGCGCAACAACCTGCGCGGCCTGGACGTGGACTTCCCGCTGGGCGTCTTCACCACGGTGACGGGCGTGTCCGGCTCCGGCAAGTCCAGCCTCGTGAGCCAGGCGCTGGTGGAGCTGGTGGCGGGAAGACTGGGCCAGACGCTGGCGCCGGAAGAAGAAGAGGGCGAGCCGCTGGACCGCGAGCCGGTGATGGCGAGCGAGGGCCATATCCAGGAAGGGATGGAGTCCATCCGCCGGCTGGTGACGGTGGACCAGAAGCCCATCGGCCGCACGCCGCGCTCCAACCTGGCGACGTACACGGGCCTCTTCGACCACGTGCGCAAGCTGTTCGCGGCGACGCCGCTGTCGAAGTCGCGCAAGTACGGCGCGGGGCGCTTCTCCTTCAACACGGCGGGAGGCCGCTGCGACACGTGCGAGGGCGAAGGCTTCGTGAGCGTGGAGCTGCTCTTCCTGCCCAGCGTGTACGCGCCGTGCCCCACGTGTCACGGCACCCGCTACAACGCGAAGACGCTGGAGGTGCGCTACCGCGAGAAGAACATCGCGGACGTGCTGGGGCTGACGGTGGACGGCGCCTTCGACTTCTTCACCGAAGAGCCGCCGCTCCAGCGCGCGCTCAAGGTGCTGCGGGACGTGGGCTTGGGCTACCTGCGCCTGGGCCAGCCCGCGACGGAGCTGTCCGGAGGCGAGGCCCAGCGCATCAAGCTGGCCACGGAGCTTCAGCGCACGCAGCACGGCGACACGCTCTACGTGCTGGATGAACCCACCACGGGCCTGCACCCGGCGGACGTGGACAAGCTGATGACGCAGCTGGAGGGACTGGTGGACGCGGGCAACACGGTCATCGTCGTGGAGCACGACCTGCGCGTCATCGCCGTCAGCGACCACGTCATCGACGTGGGGCCCGGCGCGGGCAACGCCGGAGGCCGCGTGGTGGCGCAGGGCACGCCGGAGCAGGTGGCGAAGGTGAAGGAGAGCCGCACCGCGCCTTATCTGGCGCGGGTGCTCAGATGACGTAGGGGGACGGCGCGCTCAGTCGTCCTTGCCGTCGTGGTGGCTGCCGTTGTCGTCGTCGTCCTCGCCGCCGTTGCGGTCATGGTCGTCGAAGGCGTCGATGGACTTCTGGAGGTTGTTCTCCAGCTCCGACCGGGCGCTGGACTCGCGCGGGTCCAGCCGCTTGCCGTCCTTGTCGGTGAACCAGCCGCTCGGGTCGATGTTGAAGGTCACGTTCTGGTCGTCACCCTCGGCGATCTCGAAGCTCACCTCGCGCTCCTGCTCCACGCGGAGGCTGGAGACGAACTGGAAGGGCTCGCCGTCGATGTGGCCGTCGATGATCAGCGACGCGCCCTGGTCCGCCAGCTCCTTCAATCCGCCCGTGGCGTTCGCGGGGTCGACCTTGCCGATGTCGAATTCGATCTCGTCGTAGGTGCCGACATCCACGGAGATGTCCTGCAGGCGCACCAGCTGGCCTTCCAGCGCCGTTCCGGACAGGTCGATGAGGAACGACCCCGTGCGCTGCTTGTGCTCGCTCTTGTCGTCAGTCCCGGCGTCGGTCCCCGCGTCGGAATCGTCGTCCGAGCTGTCGTCATGGTGGCCTTCGCGCTTGAGCTCCAGCTCGCGGACCGACAGCCGCACGCGATCCACGGTGATGCCATTGGAGAGCACCAGCCGCTGGCTGGACGTGCGCGTCAGGGCCGAGCCCGTGACCGCGCTCCCCATCCGCGTGCTCAACCCCACCGACGACGTGCTGTTGCCGCACGCGGACAGCCACATGAGGGACGCGAACAGACCGATGAAACGACGCATGACGTGTGTCTCCTGGTTCCGGTGGGGGATGCCGGGCCCGTGGACTCGCACCGGCCGTGCGATGCCCGCCCGTCATCCCTTCCGCTGAAGGAAAGGAGTCCGGCCGCGAAAAACGGCCACAGGCCGGATTTTCCCGGGCGATTTTCCGGGGGCTCGGCCGGGCGGGCGTGGCCGGAAAAGCCCTCCGTGACTCCTTCCCTGGGGACGGAGTACTGAACAGGGGACATGGCTTGCATCCTCTCACCTGGACCGGCATCGCCTCGGAGGCCCTGCCCCGGCACGTGGCCGTCGCGCGCGTGCGCGGAGCGGGCGGGGAGGGTGCCGTGACGGAGCAGGAGCTGGCGGACTGCATTCGCCGTGCGGCGCGCGGTGATCAGTCCGCGTGCGGTCAGCTCTACCAGCGCTTCCACGGGGCCGTGCGCCGCGTGGCCCAGGGCTCGGGCGTCCTGGGCGCGGCGGAGGTGGAGGACGCGGTGCAGGAGACGTTCGTGCGCGCCTTCCGCGAGCTGCCCCGACTCCAGCATCCGCGCGCGTTCAGTAGCTGGCTGCTGACCATCGCGCGGCATCACGCCTATGCGCTCAGCCGGGGCGCGAAGGCCCGGGCCCGCGTGGAGGAGGACCTGGCGCGCGAACTGGACACCGTCGCGCCCGCGCTGCCGCCGTCGTTGACGCTGGAGCGCCGCGTGGCCGTGGTGCGCGCGCTCATCGAAGGGCTGCCCGAAGGCCCGGAGAAGGAGACCGCCCGCCTCTTCTATCTGGAGGGAGAGCTGAGCGCGCGGGAGATCGCCGACCGGCTGGGGCTGGGCAAGAGCGCGGTGACGATGCGGCTGGAGCGCTTCAGGGCCCGCGTGAAGCGCGAGCTGCTGGCGAGGCTGCTGGCTGCGGAGGTGGGCTGAACCATGGGCGCGAGCGACAGACATCTGGACGTGGAGTCCGCGAAGCAGCTCGAACGGCGTGAGCCCGAAGCGGTGCGCTATTTCGCCGAGCACCTCTCGCATCCCTGTGAGACGTGCGAGGCGTTCCTCGCGCGCGACGACGCGGAGCCCGGCGAACTTCGGGGGGTGGATGCGCTGGCGGACGAAGCGCTCGTCGCGGCCTCGGACCGTCCCGTCCGGGAGGACGCGGTCGGTTGGGCGCGGGTGCGCCGGAAGCTGCGCGCGCCCCAGCGGGTATGGGTGACAGGAGGATTGGGAGCCGTGGCCGCCGCGGTCCTCCTGGCGCTCGTGGTGCGTCCGGGGACCGGAGGGCCGGGCAGCGTGGAGGCGCCCTCGCAGCGCATCAAGGGCACCGCGCCCCTGGCATTGGAGCTCACGGCGGTGGCGCGATTGCCGACGGGCGAGGTGCGCGCGGTCGCCCCGGACGCGATGCTTCCGCCCGAAGCCGTGGTGCTGCTGCGCTACCACGCCAGTGAGTCCGCGGACGCACTGCTGGTGCGCGAATCCCCCGGGGTGCCGCCGCAGGTGCTGGGCCGTCATGCATTGACGCCGGGCACGCACGACCTGCGCGACGGCGAGGACCTGGCCGGCGTGTCCCTGGAGGACGAGCGCGGACCCGTGACGCTGGTGTTGGTCGCCTGGCCGCACGGTGAACAGGGGAACGCGGCGCTGGAAGTGGTGCGCGTCAGCGGACAGGTGCCCCCGGACGCGGCCCAGGCCCGCCTTCGCTTGAAGGTGGAGTCGGGGCATGCTGCTCCCTGAGGAGCCGCGCGTGTCCCGCCTGCTGTTCATCCCCGTGGTGCTGGCGCTGGTGGTGCTCGGCGCGTGCCGCTCCGTGGAGCCGCGGGAGAAGGGCCGCGCGGTGCGGGTGCGCCTGGAGGATGGCGTGCTGGCCTCGGCGCAGGAGGGCGAACGGCACGCGCTGCTCATCGGCATCTCCGCGTACACGGACCCCGCATGGAACGGGCTGCGCTACGCGGCGAAGGACGCGGACGACCTGGGCCGCGTGCTGGCGGATCCAGCGCGCGGAGGCTTCCGCTCCGTGACGGTGCTCACGAGGCCCGAGCAGACGACGCGCACGTCGGTGCTCGCCGCGCTTCAGGCACTGGAGGCGCGTCCCTGGAGGCCCCAGGACACGGTGGTCGTGTACGTGTCCGGGCACGGCTCGCTGGCGCGCGACGTGAGGGGCGAATTGCAGCGCTACCTGGTGACGTCCGACACCCGCTACCGCGACGTGGCCGGCACGGGACTGGACATGGCCACGCTGGAGCAGTCGCTGGAGCGGCTGGGTTCGCGGCGGCGCGTGCTCGTGCTGGCCACCTGTCACAGCGGCACGGGCAAGTCGCTGCTGCCGCCGGAGGTCCGCGACGAGCTCGCCCACACCAAGGCGTCCTTCCTGCCGCAGCCGCTGGAGGCGGCGAGCCGCGCCTCGCTGGTGCTGTCCGCCAGCGACTGGGGCGAGGCCGCGCGAGAGGACGACGCGCTGGCCAATGACATCTACACGCACTTCCTCATCCAGGCGCTCGACGGAAGCGGCGACCGCAACCGCGACGGCGCGGTGAGCGCCACCGAGGCCCACGATTGGGCCCGCCGCAACACCTGGGCCTATACGGAAGGCCGCCAGCGCCCCAGCGCGCAGATTCTGGAAGTGGGCGCGGATCCGGTGCTGCTGTCCGGCTCGTTGCAGCGTCCGGGGCAGCCAGAGGTCTTCTCCTACAGCGCGAGGCTGGAGGGCTTCACGCTCAAGGTGGACGGCCACGACGCGGGCGAGCTGCCCGGTGGCGTGGTGGTGCCGGAGGGCCGGCGGAAGCTGGAGCTGCGCAAGGGCGGCCAGGTGTTGTGGGAGGACACCGTGGCGCTGCGCTCCGGCGAGCGGCGCGAACTGGAGGCGTTCCTGCGCCCCATCGCGGACGGGCCCAAGCGCACGGTGACGCTGGGCGGAGGCGTGC
This DNA window, taken from Corallococcus coralloides DSM 2259, encodes the following:
- a CDS encoding YciI family protein, yielding MRFMIIRRADKDTEAGVMPDEKLLAAMGAYNEEMVKAGVMLQGEGLHPSSKGARVKFTNGKPAIIDGPFTETKELIAGFTLIQVKSREEALAWLKRWPSIDAGGNVELELRQVFEDDDFGAEFTPELREQEARIREQGAKNRR
- a CDS encoding serine hydrolase domain-containing protein, which produces MFQRMVLLCAVWLLACGGKRVPTGPGSPPDRLDDGWAVASFEDTGMQRPWFDALEHDVSEGTVEAPDAVLVARGGQLVYERYWNDFTREKAHDLRSATKSVTSLLVGMAQERGLLPDLDAPVLPLLPHLAPVKNADPRKERITLRHLLQMRSGLSCDDWDPESPGNEERMYDTDDWARFIVDVPMRDEPGTVTRYCTGGVVLLGAVLEHVSGRSIPDLSREWLFTPMQVQDVTWQPAGKKGTDTGGHLRLRPRDFLKVGQLMLDGGAWQGERRVSEAWVAESGKALGPLGDANHGLLWWSARFVIQGTPVEVSFARGNGGQYVFVAPSLGLTAAFTGSYYNDAGSALPLVLFGQYVLPAALGLERPGARGG
- the uvrA gene encoding excinuclease ABC subunit UvrA — protein: MAPPKAPRSRKTPDPSGFVRVRGAREHNLKHVDVDIPRDALVVFTGVSGSGKSSLAFGTLYAEAQRRYFESVAPYARRLIDQVGVPEVDAIDGLPPAVALQQHRGAPTSRSSVGSVTTLSNSVRMLYSRAGNYPPKLERLDSDAFSPNTPAGACPKCHGIGRVFEVTERSMVPDDSLSIRERAVAAWPPAWHGQNLRDILVTLGYDIDKPWRDLPKKDRQWILFTDEQPTVPVYAGFTSAEVKRAMARKEPPSYMGTFTGAKRYVMTTFATTQSAMMKKRVARYMVASDCSLCEGKRLKRESLSVTFAGRDIGELSRLPLEQVAELIKPTAEGKGKDADTMAREHPEKLIVAQRITKDLLARIQVLTDLGLGYLSLERSTPTLSPGELQRLRLATQVRSNLFGVVYVMDEPSAGLHPADTESLLTALDRLKEAGNSLFVVEHEVDVIRHADWIVDVGPAAGEHGGRVLYSGVPEGLAKVEASRTRRYLFEEEALRRREPRKPTGRLRLEGVKRNNLRGLDVDFPLGVFTTVTGVSGSGKSSLVSQALVELVAGRLGQTLAPEEEEGEPLDREPVMASEGHIQEGMESIRRLVTVDQKPIGRTPRSNLATYTGLFDHVRKLFAATPLSKSRKYGAGRFSFNTAGGRCDTCEGEGFVSVELLFLPSVYAPCPTCHGTRYNAKTLEVRYREKNIADVLGLTVDGAFDFFTEEPPLQRALKVLRDVGLGYLRLGQPATELSGGEAQRIKLATELQRTQHGDTLYVLDEPTTGLHPADVDKLMTQLEGLVDAGNTVIVVEHDLRVIAVSDHVIDVGPGAGNAGGRVVAQGTPEQVAKVKESRTAPYLARVLR
- a CDS encoding RNA polymerase sigma factor codes for the protein MHPLTWTGIASEALPRHVAVARVRGAGGEGAVTEQELADCIRRAARGDQSACGQLYQRFHGAVRRVAQGSGVLGAAEVEDAVQETFVRAFRELPRLQHPRAFSSWLLTIARHHAYALSRGAKARARVEEDLARELDTVAPALPPSLTLERRVAVVRALIEGLPEGPEKETARLFYLEGELSAREIADRLGLGKSAVTMRLERFRARVKRELLARLLAAEVG
- a CDS encoding caspase family protein, yielding MLLPEEPRVSRLLFIPVVLALVVLGACRSVEPREKGRAVRVRLEDGVLASAQEGERHALLIGISAYTDPAWNGLRYAAKDADDLGRVLADPARGGFRSVTVLTRPEQTTRTSVLAALQALEARPWRPQDTVVVYVSGHGSLARDVRGELQRYLVTSDTRYRDVAGTGLDMATLEQSLERLGSRRRVLVLATCHSGTGKSLLPPEVRDELAHTKASFLPQPLEAASRASLVLSASDWGEAAREDDALANDIYTHFLIQALDGSGDRNRDGAVSATEAHDWARRNTWAYTEGRQRPSAQILEVGADPVLLSGSLQRPGQPEVFSYSARLEGFTLKVDGHDAGELPGGVVVPEGRRKLELRKGGQVLWEDTVALRSGERRELEAFLRPIADGPKRTVTLGGGVLGFLDGQSRQQVLPASAQAGVGLGWEGVLLDGKLDLWVDVAAGQGSQSLRLDPGGDVPVRHRTLLVGVAVGPTWTWGRLGLSTGPRVAGLWLQRSFQLELLDRNEQYVTAWPGWMAALSFRFSPVWMVEARAQALWAYVPVDGQTRTVGFGGLMLAGGYRF